A single genomic interval of Hevea brasiliensis isolate MT/VB/25A 57/8 chromosome 4, ASM3005281v1, whole genome shotgun sequence harbors:
- the LOC110632528 gene encoding beta-galactosidase 15-like — MDMKMGSSSRFNCCAILFCFTFLTLNLFASATIVSHDGRAITIDGKRRVLLSGSIHYPRSTAEMWPDLIKKSKEGGLDAIETYVFWNAHEPTRRQYDFSGNLDLVRFIKTVQAEGLYVVLRIGPYVCAEWNYGGFPVWLHNMPGIELRTANDVFMNEMQNFTTLIVDMMKQENLFASQGGPIIIAQIENEYGNVMSPYGAAGKAYIDWCANMADSLHVGVPWIMCQQSDAPEPMINTCNGWYCDSFTPNNPNSPKMWTENWTGWFKSWGGKDPHRTAEDVAFSVARFFQTGGTFQNYYMYHGGTNFGRTAGGPYITTSYDYDAPLDEFGNLNQPKWGHLKQLHEVLHSIEETLTHGNITTIDYHNSVTATIYATEKVSSCFLGNANSTSDATIDLHGTKYTVPAWSVSILPDCQNVAYNTAKVKTQTSVMIKKKNQAEDEPSSLKWSWRPENTDRTVILGKGHIQTSQLLDQKAAANDASDYLWYMTSVHLKKDDPIWSRDMSLRVNGSGQILHAYVNGKYLGSQWAKYGVFSDVFEKNIKLKLGHNHISLLSSTVGLANYGPKYDLIKTGIPGPVELVGRKGDESIIKDLSAHKWSYKVGLHGLENKLYSLDSPQASKWQEHDLPTDRMMTWYKTTFKAPLGKDPVVLDMDGMGKGFAWVNGHNIGRYWPSFLAEEDGCSTEACDYRGPYDNNKCVTNCGKPTQRWYHVPRSFMENDVNTLILFEEFGGNPARVNFQTITVGSVSGSGIEGDTIELSCQGQPISAIEFASFGDPQGTTGSFVKGTCESKDALSIIQKACVGKETCKIEVSKGVLGSTNCDSSIVNTLIVEALC; from the exons ATGGACATGAAGATGGGTTCTTCTTCAAGATTTAATTGCTGTgcaattttgttttgttttactTTTCTCACCCTTAATCTCTTTGCTTCTGCTACAATTGTTTCTCATGATGGAAGAGCCATAACCATTGATGGCAAACGTAGAGTTTTGCTATCCGGCTCTATTCATTATCCAAGAAGCACAGCTGAG ATGTGGCCAGACCTCATCAAGAAATCAAAAGAAGGTGGATTAGATGCCATTGAAACATATGTTTTTTGGAATGCTCATGAGCCCACTCGTCGCCAATATGATTTCAGCGGTAATCTTGATCTTGTAAGGTTCATCAAGACTGTTCAAGCTGAAGGTCTTTATGTTGTTCTTCGTATTGGACCTTATGTTTGTGCTGAGTGGAATTATGG AGGATTCCCCGTGTGGTTGCACAACATGCCTGGCATTGAACTACGCACCGCCAACGATGTGTTCATGAATGAGATGCAAAACTTCACAACCTTGATAGTTGATATGATGAAACAAGAAAACCTTTTTGCTTCTCAAGGAGGTCCAATTATTATTGCCCag ATAGAGAATGAATATGGGAATGTGATGTCGCCATATGGAGCAGCAGGAAAGGCATATATTGATTGGTGTGCTAATATGGCCGATTCTCTCCATGTTGGAGTCCCATGGATCATGTGCCAACAAAGTGATGCTCCAGAGCCAAtg ATCAACACATGCAATGGTTGGTATTGCGATTCATTCACACCTAATAACCCTAATAGTCCTAAAATGTGGACTGAAAATTGGACTGGCTGGTTTAAGAGCTGGGGTGGCAAGGATCCTCATAGAACTGCTGAAGATGTTGCTTTCTCTGTTGCTAGATTTTTCCAAACTGGAGGCACTTTCCAAAATTACTACATG TACCATGGTGGGACTAATTTTGGGAGAACAGCTGGTGGTCCATATATCACCACCTCTTATGATTATGATGCACCCCTTGACGAATTtg GAAATTTGAATCAACCAAAATGGGGACATTTGAAGCAGCTTCATGAAGTCTTGCATTCCATAGAAGAAACTCTTACTCATGGCAACATTACCACAATTGACTATCACAACTCTGTCACG GCAACTATTTATGCAACTGAGAAAGTATCAAGCTGCTTTTTGGGAAATGCAAATAGCACTTCAGATGCTACCATTGATCTTCATGGAACTAAATACACAGTTCCCGCATGGTCTGTTAGTATCCTTCCTGATTGTCAAAATGTAGCTTATAATACTGCCAAg GTGAAAACACAAACTTCAGTAATGATAAAGAAAAAGAACCAAGCTGAAGATGAACCCTCTTCTCTTAAATGGTCATGGAGGCCAGAGAACACTGATAGAACTGTAATTTTGGGGAAGGGGCATATTCAAACTAGCCAACTTCTTGATCAAAAAGCTGCAGCTAATGATGCTAGTGATTATCTTTGGTATATGACAAG TGTGCACCTTAAGAAAGATGATCCAATTTGGAGCCGTGATATGTCTCTTAGAGTGAATGGCAGTGGTCAGATTCTTCATGCATATGTTAATGGAAAATATCTTG GTTCTCAATGGGCAAAATATGGCGTTTTCAGTGATGTCTTTGAAAAGAATATCAAGTTGAAATTAGGGCATAACCACATCAGTTTACTCAGTTCAACAGTTGGATTAGCG AACTATGGTCCTAAGTACGATTTGATAAAAACTGGAATTCCAGGTCCAGTGGAGTTGGTTGGTCGTAAAGGTGATGAGAGCATTATAAAAGATCTTTCTGCACATAAATGGTCGTACAAAGTTGGATTGCATGGCTTGGAAAATAAACTCTACAGCTTGGATTCACCACAAGCTTCCAAATGGCAAGAACATGATCTTCCCACAGACAGGATGATGACTTGGTACAAG ACTACCTTCAAAGCTCCACTAGGAAAAGATCCAGTTGTGTTAGATATGGATGGTATGGGGAAGGGTTTTGCTTGGGTAAATGGTCATAACATTGGAAGATATTGGCCAAGTTTCCTTGCTGAGGAGGATGGTTGTAGCACTGAGGCATGTGATTACAGGGGTCCATATGATAACAACAAATGTGTCACTAATTGCGGGAAGCCAACGCAAAGATG GTATCATGTTCCTCGTTCTTTCATGGAAAATGATGTGAATACCTTAATTCTATTTGAAGAATTTGGTGGCAATCCAGCAAGAGTAAATTTTCAAACTATTACAGTTGGATCAGTAAGTGGAAGTGGTATTGAAGGAGATACAATTGAATTGTCTTGTCAAGGCCAACCAATTTCAGCAATTGAATTTGCCAGTTTTGGTGACCCTCAAGGGACAACAGGTTCCTTTGTCAAAGGAACTTGTGAATCAAAAGATGCATTATCAATCATTCAAAAG GCATGTGTTGGCAAGGAGACCTGCAAAATTGAAGTCTCTAAAGGCGTACTTGGATCCACAAATTGTGACAGTAGCATTGTGAATACTCTAATTGTGGAAGCTCTGTGTTAA